The Desulfovibrio legallii region GTGGTACGGCACCTTGCGCAAAATGCACTCGGCGCGGTAAAGTTGTTCCAGCAAGACCACCCTGGCCAGTTCGTGGGGCAAGGTCAGATCCGACAAGCGGAGTATGCGGCAGGCTCGATCGCGTACCGTGGGGTCCAGCCCCCAAGCTCCGCCCACCACAAAGCAAGGGCGTCCCCGCGCCTCTATATCCATGCTCCGCAACAGTTCCGCCCACTGCGGCGAGGTCAGCCGATCCCCCCGCTCGTCCAGCACAAGCGGAAGATCCTGGGGTTCCAGAGCCTCCAGCAGTCGGCGGCCCTCCTGGGCGTTCCGCTGCTCCGGCGGCAGATCGCCGGAACCGTCGCGCACCTCGGTACAGTCCAGACGCCGCCAGCGGGCAATGCGCGCCGTATAGTGGGCGGCGGCGTCTTTCCAGAAATTCGTCTTGACCTTGCCCACAAAGACGCAGCGTAAAGGTTTTCCCGACATGACGCTCCAACATGGTTATGTAAATTCCGACGTGACGGCGGCGGCCCTCTGCCTGCGCGACGGCGGCGTACTCATATACCCCACCGAAACGTTTTTTGCCCTGGGCTGTCTGGCTGATCAGGCTGCAGCCGTGAACCAGCTCTACCAGATGAAAGGACGCCCCGTCCACAAACCCTTGCCCCTGCTGGCCGCCGATAGCTCCCAGGTGGACCGGGCGGCCCTGCTGACTGCCCTGCCCGCAGGGCTGGCGGCCTTCTGGCCCGGCCCGCTCACCGTGCTTCTGCCCGCCCGCCCCGGCCTGCCCAGGCTGTTGGTCAACCCGCAAGGGCAAGTGGCCATCCGCGTGACGCCGCACCCCCTGGCGGCGGCCCTGGCCCGGGAGGCTGGCGGCCCCTTGACGGCCACCAGCGCCAACCTCAGCGGCGGCACCCCTGCCCGAAACGCGGAAGATCTGGATCCCCGTCTGCTGGCGGCCCTGGGCGGGCTGACCATCCACGGCCGCGCGGGACGGATTTTGCGCGGCGGACCGGCCCCGGGGGGCGGGCTGCCCTCTACCGTGGTAGAGCCCCTTTCCACGGGCAATGGCCGCGACCTGCGCCTGATCCGCCCCGGCATGGTGACGGCGGCGGCGCTCACTGCCGCGGGCTTCAACGTGCTGACAGCTTGAACGCGAGCAAAAGCGGCCGCCAAAGGCGGCCGCAGTCAACAGAGGCGGGCTCACTTCTTCAGACCAGCTGTCCCCCAATTGGCCCCAAAAATCAAATTCCCGGATCTGTCGTTTTGACGAATCCGGGAATTTTATTGCTATTCCGGAGCGGGACTTGACTGTATTATATAACTAATTTGAATTAAACAATATTTTAAATTATACAATTCTAGTTGCTCCCTTTTTTATTCGGTACGGTGCTGTAGCGCTATAGCTTGCATAATCCGCACACTGGGCACCTCTGCCCCCCAACATTTTAGGAATATAGTGGTTTCTAGTGGTTGTGGTTATTTTTTAAAAATAGATACCAAAAAATCAATAATGTATACTAGAAAGCCTGAAAATCCAACTGTTCTATAGAATTTAACCCATTCATCTGATCCAAAAAATTCATCAATTTTTTTACATACAAAGCCTAATAGTACGGGTAATCCCCCC contains the following coding sequences:
- a CDS encoding L-threonylcarbamoyladenylate synthase, with translation MTLQHGYVNSDVTAAALCLRDGGVLIYPTETFFALGCLADQAAAVNQLYQMKGRPVHKPLPLLAADSSQVDRAALLTALPAGLAAFWPGPLTVLLPARPGLPRLLVNPQGQVAIRVTPHPLAAALAREAGGPLTATSANLSGGTPARNAEDLDPRLLAALGGLTIHGRAGRILRGGPAPGGGLPSTVVEPLSTGNGRDLRLIRPGMVTAAALTAAGFNVLTA
- a CDS encoding 23S rRNA (pseudouridine(1915)-N(3))-methyltransferase RlmH — translated: MSGKPLRCVFVGKVKTNFWKDAAAHYTARIARWRRLDCTEVRDGSGDLPPEQRNAQEGRRLLEALEPQDLPLVLDERGDRLTSPQWAELLRSMDIEARGRPCFVVGGAWGLDPTVRDRACRILRLSDLTLPHELARVVLLEQLYRAECILRKVPYHH